A stretch of the Mycobacteroides immunogenum genome encodes the following:
- a CDS encoding WXG100 family type VII secretion target gives MAPPIHVDPVALDGAGRKVSTSVGGWGSALSALQSALSSTAGMGGDDPAGTVFAGQYDSSAKELLEAMVDVSNGTGRAADGIRASATNYSRAEVASNIDGKGGDPLPAASPTPTVKTGTPPSAVGSDVGDPPGWFLVEPFIGMIWPNGDSAKLRAAGSAWTAAGAAFTGQQPGLAGAQATAQAQQIPEGPKIDSAFKTIDGAVGEVGGMCSTIGTKLNDYATKIDTAHASILDLLARLVNPLTGAKQVADWITGEDDDEIKKIAADIRNIVNQFKSEVQALALLLAPIVQGASMVIDTLKSLVQMQIELFGDEIYNTVAPVVNAAASFGQAMINNPGQTIQMAAGVGMMAVGYDMMAAAGVGEVFTGGAATPIAAPVAVAGAGLLAGGAVVAIPPALDLTTEAATHGATVMHAHTGRPGEGIDRGDGRDPYGHITGRPGGGYARQREAEGINRYRRNNPDEWVSTERRKAKVDGVDNGRYYDGLAQKSDGTYKGIEVKSGDATRDADQRAFDSAVSPENPAYVTITNRSGDIETVKVTEVEVVKVAGE, from the coding sequence ATGGCCCCACCAATCCACGTCGACCCGGTCGCGCTCGATGGCGCAGGTAGAAAAGTCTCCACCTCGGTGGGAGGCTGGGGCTCGGCGCTGTCGGCACTGCAGTCGGCGCTGTCGAGCACGGCGGGTATGGGCGGCGATGATCCGGCGGGCACCGTGTTCGCGGGGCAGTACGACTCATCGGCCAAAGAACTACTTGAGGCCATGGTCGACGTGTCCAATGGAACGGGCCGCGCCGCTGACGGAATCAGAGCCTCGGCTACCAACTACTCGCGCGCCGAAGTCGCATCGAACATCGACGGTAAGGGCGGTGACCCACTGCCAGCCGCTTCGCCCACTCCTACCGTCAAGACTGGCACACCGCCGTCTGCGGTCGGCAGCGATGTCGGCGACCCACCCGGCTGGTTTCTGGTGGAGCCGTTTATCGGAATGATCTGGCCTAACGGCGATTCGGCGAAACTACGCGCCGCTGGCAGCGCATGGACGGCAGCAGGAGCCGCATTCACTGGCCAGCAGCCGGGGCTGGCTGGGGCGCAGGCGACGGCGCAGGCACAGCAGATACCCGAAGGCCCGAAGATCGATAGCGCATTCAAGACAATCGACGGCGCTGTCGGCGAGGTCGGCGGTATGTGCAGCACGATCGGCACCAAGCTCAATGACTACGCGACGAAGATCGATACCGCGCACGCGTCGATACTTGACCTGTTGGCCCGCTTGGTAAATCCGCTCACCGGGGCCAAACAGGTCGCGGACTGGATAACCGGCGAAGACGACGATGAGATCAAGAAAATCGCCGCCGACATCCGGAACATCGTCAACCAGTTCAAATCCGAGGTGCAGGCGCTAGCGCTACTTTTGGCGCCGATCGTTCAGGGTGCGTCGATGGTTATCGACACCTTAAAGTCGTTGGTGCAGATGCAAATCGAGCTTTTCGGCGATGAAATCTACAACACCGTCGCACCTGTGGTGAATGCCGCCGCGTCATTCGGGCAGGCCATGATCAACAACCCTGGCCAGACAATCCAAATGGCTGCCGGTGTCGGCATGATGGCGGTTGGCTACGACATGATGGCTGCGGCAGGCGTCGGTGAAGTCTTCACCGGCGGGGCTGCGACGCCGATTGCCGCGCCCGTAGCCGTCGCTGGCGCTGGGCTGCTCGCTGGCGGCGCGGTCGTCGCCATACCTCCAGCACTTGACCTAACCACCGAAGCCGCGACCCATGGCGCGACCGTGATGCACGCCCACACAGGGCGTCCCGGTGAAGGTATCGACCGTGGCGACGGGCGGGACCCCTACGGCCATATCACCGGGCGACCCGGTGGTGGCTACGCCAGGCAACGCGAAGCCGAAGGGATCAACCGATATCGCCGCAACAATCCAGACGAGTGGGTGAGCACCGAACGGCGGAAGGCCAAGGTCGACGGGGTCGACAATGGCCGTTACTACGACGGCCTGGCTCAGAAATCAGACGGCACCTACAAGGGGATTGAGGTCAAGTCGGGAGATGCGACCAGGGATGCTGATCAGCGGGCATTCGACTCGGCAGTTTCCCCGGAAAATCCGGCCTACGTTACGATCACGAACAGGAGTGGCGACATAGAAACCGTGAAGGTCACAGAGGTTGAGGTAGTCAAGGTGGCGGGCGAATGA
- a CDS encoding WXG100 family type VII secretion target codes for MSGEFGVVPDELMRIIERMTEVEQRAEASIAAMDSEVRNLHATFTGEAATAHAQAHEKWARGAEQMRHALKGLRDASHAAHGNYTGAAAKNLQNWA; via the coding sequence ATGTCAGGTGAGTTCGGTGTTGTCCCCGATGAGCTGATGCGGATCATCGAGCGCATGACCGAGGTTGAGCAGCGCGCCGAGGCGTCGATCGCGGCCATGGATTCCGAAGTGCGCAACCTGCACGCCACCTTCACGGGCGAAGCCGCCACCGCCCACGCGCAGGCGCACGAGAAATGGGCCAGGGGCGCTGAGCAGATGCGCCATGCGCTCAAGGGGCTGCGCGATGCGAGCCATGCCGCCCACGGCAACTACACGGGTGCGGCCGCCAAGAACCTGCAGAACTGGGCGTAG
- a CDS encoding WXG100 family type VII secretion target: MSGGVLGVSPEDLQRVSRLVASTAGNLATELDSLDAEVSRFMGSGWSGGSAGAFTARWYEWYEGAKLVHQGLSQMGALLAGTGETFQGQEAAATANVDAVAEGM, encoded by the coding sequence GTGAGCGGCGGGGTTCTCGGGGTTTCTCCCGAAGATTTGCAGCGTGTTTCGCGATTGGTCGCGTCTACCGCAGGCAATCTTGCGACCGAACTGGACTCCTTGGATGCCGAGGTGTCGAGATTTATGGGGTCCGGTTGGTCCGGCGGATCGGCGGGAGCATTCACCGCGCGCTGGTACGAGTGGTACGAAGGCGCCAAGCTCGTGCACCAAGGCCTCTCCCAGATGGGTGCATTGCTGGCGGGCACAGGGGAGACGTTTCAGGGCCAGGAGGCGGCGGCGACTGCCAATGTCGACGCTGTGGCCGAGGGAATGTAG
- a CDS encoding MFS transporter, with amino-acid sequence MSGCPGHNAPVKPRLPWEIWVLVVASLVIALGFGVVAPALPQYARSFGVSVTAATAVVSSFAAFRLVFAPAAGALVQRLGERWVYMTGLLIVAASTGICAFVHSYWQLLIFRSVGGVGSTMFTVSAAALLVRIAPEEIRGRAQGLYGSSFLLGMVAGPALGSAVVGLSLSAPFIIYAAALVIVAALVYFGLRRSTLLEVADEHHGTPVTLTSALRHRTFLAALMSNFSAGWAIFGIRGALLPLLVVESLHQRPGAAGLVFAAFAAGDVSTAFLAGSWSDDIGRKPLVLAGLVVCGATMVGKGFVSSLPVLVVFSLIGGIGAGLYASPQQAAVADVVGSRGRAGTALATFQMTSDIGLVIGPVIAGVIAERASYGWAFVVGGAMPLIAAVAWGFAPETLGRLASPQVRSMQEVADDVGGPER; translated from the coding sequence TTGAGTGGCTGTCCTGGCCACAACGCACCGGTAAAGCCGCGACTGCCCTGGGAGATCTGGGTTCTGGTTGTCGCGAGCCTGGTGATCGCGCTGGGGTTTGGCGTGGTGGCGCCCGCACTGCCGCAGTACGCCCGCAGCTTCGGGGTCAGCGTGACTGCGGCAACCGCTGTGGTGAGTTCGTTCGCCGCTTTCCGGCTGGTGTTCGCACCCGCGGCCGGCGCGCTGGTGCAGCGCCTGGGGGAGCGCTGGGTCTACATGACCGGGCTGTTGATCGTCGCGGCCTCCACCGGTATCTGCGCCTTCGTGCACAGCTACTGGCAGCTGTTGATCTTCCGGTCAGTCGGCGGGGTCGGTTCGACCATGTTCACCGTATCGGCGGCGGCGCTACTGGTGCGCATCGCGCCGGAGGAGATTCGCGGACGGGCACAGGGGCTGTACGGGTCGAGTTTCCTGTTGGGCATGGTCGCTGGGCCCGCGCTGGGTAGTGCCGTTGTGGGGCTGAGTCTTTCGGCGCCCTTCATCATCTACGCGGCCGCGCTGGTGATCGTCGCCGCGCTGGTCTATTTCGGGCTGCGGCGCTCGACGCTGCTGGAGGTTGCCGACGAGCATCACGGTACCCCGGTGACGCTGACGTCCGCGCTGCGTCACCGCACGTTCCTGGCGGCGCTGATGTCGAACTTCAGTGCGGGATGGGCCATTTTCGGGATCCGGGGTGCGTTGCTGCCGCTGCTGGTGGTCGAGAGCCTGCATCAGCGGCCGGGGGCGGCGGGGCTGGTGTTCGCCGCGTTCGCCGCCGGGGACGTGTCCACAGCGTTTCTGGCCGGGTCATGGTCCGATGACATCGGTCGCAAGCCGTTGGTGCTCGCGGGGCTGGTGGTGTGCGGGGCCACGATGGTGGGCAAGGGCTTCGTGTCATCGCTGCCTGTCCTGGTCGTGTTCTCGCTCATCGGTGGGATCGGTGCCGGGTTGTACGCGTCGCCGCAGCAGGCCGCTGTGGCCGACGTGGTGGGCAGCAGGGGACGGGCAGGCACGGCGCTGGCCACCTTCCAGATGACGTCCGACATCGGCCTGGTGATCGGGCCCGTGATCGCCGGCGTGATCGCCGAGCGCGCGTCCTACGGCTGGGCGTTCGTGGTGGGCGGTGCAATGCCCCTGATTGCGGCCGTGGCGTGGGGGTTCGCGCCCGAGACGCTGGGGAGACTTGCGTCACCGCAGGTTAGGAGTATGCAGGAAGTAGCCGATGATGTCGGCGGTCCTGAGCGCTGA
- the pgm gene encoding phosphoglucomutase (alpha-D-glucose-1,6-bisphosphate-dependent): MSNARAGQPAQPEDLIDIAHVVTAYYAIEPDPENVAQRVAFGTSGHRGSSLDAAFNEAHIVATTAAIVEYRAAQGVDGPLFIGRDTHALSEPAWTSALEVLVANGVVVAVDSRDRYTPTPAVSHAILRHNHGRTAALADGIVVTPSHNPPRDGGFKYNPPHGGPADTDATGTIAARANEILRTGWRSVKRVPLAQALKSVQRYDFQQTYVDDLINVVDLGVIKSAGIRIGADPLGGASVDYWAAIADRWSLELTVVNPLVDATWRFMTLDYDGKIRMDCSSPDAMASLVASRDKYQIATGNDADSDRHGIVTPDAGLMNPNHYLSVAIDYLFSHRDGWAAETAVGKTLVSSSIIDRVVTGLDRRLIEVPVGFKWFVNGLIDGTIGFGGEESAGASFLRRDGSVWTTDKDGIIAALLASEILAVTGLTPSQRYAQLTEKYGTPTYARVDSPASREQKAVLSKLSPEQVSATELAGEPIVAKLTNAPGNGAPIGGLKVVTENAWFAARPSGTEDVYKIYAESFKGAEHLSQVQEAAREVVSAVIG, encoded by the coding sequence GTGAGCAACGCCCGCGCCGGACAGCCGGCCCAGCCGGAAGATCTCATCGACATCGCCCACGTGGTGACCGCGTATTACGCAATTGAGCCCGATCCTGAGAACGTGGCCCAGCGGGTCGCGTTCGGGACCTCGGGACATCGCGGGTCGAGTCTTGATGCTGCGTTCAACGAGGCCCACATTGTCGCCACCACGGCGGCGATCGTCGAGTACCGGGCCGCGCAGGGCGTGGACGGACCGTTGTTCATCGGCCGCGACACCCATGCGCTCTCCGAGCCGGCGTGGACCAGTGCGCTGGAGGTATTGGTGGCCAACGGTGTTGTGGTGGCTGTCGATTCGCGCGACAGGTACACGCCGACACCCGCGGTGAGCCACGCGATTCTGCGGCACAACCATGGCAGGACCGCGGCATTGGCAGACGGGATCGTGGTGACCCCGTCGCACAATCCGCCCCGGGACGGTGGATTCAAATACAACCCACCCCACGGCGGCCCCGCCGACACCGATGCCACGGGCACGATTGCCGCGCGGGCCAACGAGATCCTGCGCACCGGCTGGCGCTCGGTAAAGCGGGTCCCGCTGGCTCAAGCGCTGAAGTCCGTGCAGCGCTACGACTTCCAGCAGACATATGTGGACGATCTGATCAACGTGGTCGATCTCGGCGTCATCAAGAGCGCCGGAATCCGGATCGGTGCCGACCCGCTGGGCGGGGCCAGCGTCGACTATTGGGCAGCCATCGCCGATCGCTGGTCGTTGGAGTTGACCGTGGTGAACCCGCTGGTCGACGCGACCTGGCGGTTCATGACGCTGGACTATGACGGGAAGATCCGGATGGATTGCTCGTCGCCTGATGCGATGGCCTCGTTGGTGGCGTCGCGGGACAAGTACCAGATCGCCACAGGCAACGACGCCGACTCCGATCGGCACGGCATCGTGACTCCCGATGCCGGACTGATGAATCCCAACCACTACCTCTCCGTGGCGATCGACTACCTGTTCAGCCATCGCGACGGCTGGGCCGCCGAGACAGCGGTCGGCAAGACGCTGGTGAGCTCCTCGATCATCGACCGGGTGGTGACGGGGCTGGATCGCAGGCTGATCGAAGTGCCGGTGGGCTTCAAATGGTTTGTGAACGGGTTGATCGACGGGACAATCGGTTTCGGCGGCGAAGAAAGCGCCGGGGCGTCTTTCCTGCGCCGTGACGGCTCGGTGTGGACCACCGATAAAGACGGCATCATCGCGGCGCTGCTCGCGTCGGAGATCCTGGCGGTCACCGGTCTGACGCCCTCGCAGCGATACGCCCAATTGACCGAGAAGTACGGCACCCCAACGTATGCGCGCGTCGACTCGCCCGCGAGTCGTGAACAGAAGGCCGTGCTGAGCAAGCTCTCGCCCGAGCAGGTGAGCGCCACCGAGCTCGCGGGTGAACCCATCGTCGCCAAGCTGACCAATGCGCCCGGTAACGGCGCGCCGATCGGTGGACTGAAGGTTGTCACCGAAAACGCCTGGTTCGCGGCCCGGCCGTCGGGCACCGAGGATGTATACAAGATCTATGCAGAGTCGTTCAAGGGTGCCGAGCACTTGAGCCAGGTACAAGAGGCCGCGAGGGAGGTTGTCTCGGCGGTCATCGGTTGA
- a CDS encoding YbjQ family protein, which translates to MIIVTSNDIPGYKIAAVFGEVFGLTVRSRHIGSNLAASFKSIAGGELKGITQLLHESRREALARLAAEAEARGANAVVAFRFETTEYANTGVEVCAYGTAVGIQPIQ; encoded by the coding sequence ATGATCATCGTGACGAGCAACGATATTCCCGGGTACAAGATCGCCGCGGTGTTCGGCGAGGTCTTCGGTCTCACCGTGCGGTCGCGGCACATCGGCTCCAACCTCGCGGCCTCGTTCAAGTCCATCGCAGGTGGCGAACTCAAAGGCATCACTCAGTTGTTGCACGAGAGCCGTCGCGAGGCGCTGGCACGATTGGCGGCCGAGGCGGAAGCTCGCGGCGCCAATGCCGTGGTCGCGTTCCGCTTCGAGACCACCGAGTACGCCAACACGGGCGTCGAGGTGTGCGCCTACGGCACCGCGGTCGGCATTCAGCCGATCCAATAG
- a CDS encoding carboxylesterase/lipase family protein — translation MAKKPIRINTVNGTVEGFTRGGVHRFRGIPYAEPPVGPLRLRAPRPARPWAGVRKCRAWGAASIQQHRYAIILPGKPQKLSEDCLTLNVVAPEGPVSGPLPVMFFIHGGGYFLGSSATPLYDGASLARQGCVYVSVNYRLGALGCVDLSSLSDENHAIDSNLYLRDLVLALQWVHDNIGAFGGDPNNVTIFGESAGSHAVNTLLAVPSAAGLFHRAICQSTATGLVVSADDAAVNARQFAKYLGATDSNAAETVLNAKPKDLVKALFRLIGSAKHVPGLSLRIGPSVDGDVLPLDPVEAMERGEAHRVPLIIGYNAEEATLFTKVLKILPITADALEHSLSKGGPEFVQRIVGGYDGYPGEKAILRLAGDLAFGSAAWRVAEAHGRHAPTYFYRYDYTTRALRRYGLGPTHAIELLAVFGTYRTIAAPFLAGHKDRAAARAVSDEMQGRWLAFARTGVPGDGWPAHTVPDRQVLIIDSPSRLEADPDGDRRPLWQDVASIA, via the coding sequence ATGGCAAAGAAGCCCATCCGCATCAACACCGTCAACGGCACTGTCGAGGGATTCACGCGGGGCGGTGTGCATCGCTTCCGTGGGATTCCGTACGCGGAGCCGCCGGTGGGCCCGCTGCGGCTGCGTGCGCCGCGTCCGGCGAGGCCATGGGCCGGGGTGCGCAAGTGTCGTGCATGGGGCGCGGCCTCCATTCAGCAGCATCGCTACGCCATCATCTTGCCCGGCAAGCCGCAAAAGCTCAGCGAGGATTGCCTCACCCTCAACGTCGTAGCTCCGGAGGGGCCGGTGAGTGGGCCGCTGCCGGTCATGTTCTTTATCCATGGTGGCGGCTATTTCCTGGGTAGCTCGGCCACTCCGCTTTATGACGGGGCGAGCCTGGCGCGGCAGGGTTGCGTCTATGTCTCGGTCAACTACCGGCTGGGCGCCCTTGGTTGCGTGGATCTTTCCTCGTTGTCGGATGAAAATCACGCCATCGACAGCAACCTGTACCTGCGTGACTTGGTGCTGGCGCTGCAATGGGTGCATGACAACATCGGCGCATTCGGCGGCGATCCCAACAACGTGACGATCTTCGGGGAGAGCGCCGGGTCGCACGCGGTGAACACCCTGCTCGCGGTGCCGTCGGCCGCGGGACTGTTCCACCGGGCGATCTGCCAGAGCACAGCGACAGGGTTGGTGGTCAGCGCCGACGATGCGGCGGTCAACGCGCGCCAGTTCGCCAAGTACCTGGGCGCCACTGACTCGAATGCGGCCGAAACCGTTCTCAACGCGAAACCGAAGGATTTGGTGAAGGCGCTGTTCCGGCTTATCGGGTCGGCCAAGCATGTGCCGGGGCTCTCGCTGCGCATCGGCCCCAGTGTCGACGGCGATGTGTTGCCGCTGGATCCGGTTGAGGCGATGGAACGTGGTGAGGCGCATCGGGTTCCATTGATCATTGGGTACAACGCCGAAGAGGCGACCTTGTTCACCAAGGTGCTGAAGATCCTGCCGATCACGGCGGATGCGCTGGAACACTCGTTGTCCAAGGGTGGGCCGGAATTTGTGCAGCGCATCGTCGGCGGTTACGACGGGTACCCGGGGGAGAAGGCGATTCTGCGGTTGGCGGGAGATCTGGCATTCGGCTCGGCGGCGTGGCGTGTCGCCGAGGCACACGGCAGGCATGCCCCGACGTACTTCTACCGGTACGACTACACAACGCGGGCGCTGCGCCGCTACGGGCTGGGCCCCACCCACGCCATCGAGCTGCTCGCCGTCTTCGGCACGTATCGGACCATCGCCGCGCCCTTCCTGGCCGGACACAAGGACCGGGCCGCGGCACGCGCCGTCAGTGACGAAATGCAGGGCCGCTGGCTTGCATTCGCGCGCACCGGGGTGCCCGGTGACGGTTGGCCGGCCCACACGGTGCCCGATCGTCAGGTGTTGATCATCGACAGCCCATCCCGTTTGGAGGCGGACCCCGACGGGGATCGTCGTCCGTTGTGGCAGGACGTCGCCTCCATCGCCTGA
- a CDS encoding carboxylesterase/lipase family protein translates to MASGSKTPTVRVTTPKGIVEGFVRGGVRRFRSIPYARPPIGLLRLRAPQPALPWDGVRDCTEFGAAAPQQRRYRVLGPGRVQRASEDCLTVNVVAPDRPSNEPLPVMFFIYGGGYLLGSSATPLYDGASLARRGCVYVSVNYRVGALGALDLSSLSDRDHTIDGNLFLRDVVLALQWVHDNIRAFGGDPDNVTIFGESAGAHCVETLMATPAAAGLFHRAICQSTASGMAVPADSAAMYAQKFAQILGATTESAAERVLQATPVELGAALNALIADIVTNMPGGSFAIGPCIDGHYLPRHPIEAMEHGEAHRVPLIVGHNADEAKLFTRVLKMMPLSEAALEGMLMRGGPAHRDRIVAAYPGYPQRSARVRLAGDMNFSTAAWQMAEAHHRYAPVYFYRYDYAPGVLRMAGMGATHATELLAVFDSYRGAMGTVLAGAIGRHDAVRVSNDVQRRWLAFARSGIPGDGWPAYEPPDRAVMVFDHGTRVELDPEATRRTAWEGFSLTL, encoded by the coding sequence ATGGCTTCAGGGTCGAAGACGCCCACTGTCCGGGTAACCACTCCCAAGGGGATCGTCGAAGGGTTCGTACGCGGAGGTGTGCGGCGCTTCCGGTCCATACCGTATGCCCGCCCACCGATCGGGCTGCTGCGTCTGCGTGCGCCGCAACCGGCATTGCCCTGGGACGGAGTGCGCGACTGCACCGAGTTCGGTGCGGCGGCCCCGCAACAGCGTCGCTACCGGGTGCTGGGGCCCGGGCGTGTGCAGCGGGCCAGCGAGGACTGCTTGACGGTCAACGTGGTGGCACCCGATCGCCCGTCCAACGAACCCTTGCCCGTCATGTTCTTCATCTACGGCGGCGGCTACTTGCTAGGTAGTTCGGCGACCCCGCTGTACGACGGTGCCTCGCTGGCCAGGCGCGGCTGCGTCTATGTGTCGGTGAATTATCGGGTGGGGGCGCTGGGCGCACTGGATCTCTCGTCACTGTCCGACCGGGATCACACCATCGACGGGAATCTGTTTCTGCGCGATGTGGTGCTGGCGTTGCAGTGGGTGCACGACAACATCAGGGCATTCGGTGGCGATCCGGACAATGTGACGATTTTCGGGGAAAGCGCGGGGGCGCATTGCGTTGAGACGCTGATGGCCACCCCCGCGGCCGCGGGGCTGTTTCATCGCGCGATCTGTCAGAGCACCGCCAGCGGGATGGCCGTACCGGCCGACTCCGCGGCCATGTACGCACAGAAGTTCGCGCAGATTCTGGGTGCCACAACGGAATCAGCTGCCGAGAGAGTGCTGCAGGCGACCCCCGTCGAACTCGGTGCGGCGCTCAACGCGTTGATCGCCGACATCGTGACCAACATGCCGGGTGGGTCGTTCGCGATCGGTCCGTGCATCGACGGCCACTATCTGCCGCGGCACCCCATTGAGGCGATGGAACACGGTGAAGCACATCGAGTTCCGCTGATCGTCGGCCACAACGCCGATGAGGCCAAGCTGTTTACCAGGGTCCTGAAGATGATGCCGCTGTCCGAAGCCGCGCTGGAAGGAATGCTGATGCGGGGCGGGCCCGCGCATCGAGATCGCATCGTCGCGGCCTACCCCGGGTACCCACAGCGTTCCGCCCGTGTGCGGCTAGCCGGCGACATGAACTTCTCCACTGCCGCCTGGCAAATGGCAGAGGCGCATCATCGCTATGCGCCGGTGTATTTCTACCGCTACGACTACGCACCCGGAGTGCTTCGGATGGCCGGTATGGGTGCTACTCATGCCACGGAACTGCTCGCCGTGTTCGATAGTTACCGGGGCGCCATGGGCACCGTGCTGGCGGGGGCGATCGGCCGTCATGATGCCGTGCGCGTGAGCAATGACGTGCAACGGCGGTGGCTTGCCTTCGCGCGCAGCGGGATTCCTGGGGACGGCTGGCCCGCTTACGAGCCGCCGGACCGCGCGGTGATGGTGTTCGACCATGGCACCCGTGTGGAGCTGGATCCGGAAGCTACCCGGCGCACAGCCTGGGAAGGCTTCAGCCTCACGCTGTAA
- a CDS encoding DUF4185 domain-containing protein, which yields MSTRRRISVVLMTSAVIGSSVAVDVAPLAAADPCAGPAAGLQPPTPVPDDGIPGQAPPIGRRPTGANDKAPLPELGKLPLSILKQVLPQQGAKKKPGWAQELARPALPNPPEPGSPNNLQDQQAAAVAPAPPAPAVGPAAEAAVSPTTSVVGWVTGVDTGANTLQKFSISGTDLGIMWDNGDNAGRQVLMAFGDTYGYCGMRSQQWRYNTLLRTQDKSLSRGLAVAEGSTSNPYAGSPQSRPGYSKQIIPPIKWAAQERGIIPTAAISVGRTQYMNYMSIKSWDSAGEWTTNYSATAVSNDNGQNWKTFPQSIRPSSPDAISQVPFTPGNENFQQAAYVKGNDGYIYIFGTPSGRSGSGFVSRALPGNLPDAATHEFWNTDRGTWVPGDPNAATPILSGPVGEMSAQYNTYLKKYLVMYGDKQGDVLLSTSPAPQGPWSPPQVIVTESQMPGGPYAPYLHPWTTGKELYFNLSLWSAYNVMLMRTTLP from the coding sequence ATGTCGACGCGCCGCAGGATCTCCGTCGTCTTGATGACCTCGGCCGTTATCGGATCAAGCGTTGCGGTTGACGTCGCGCCCTTGGCAGCTGCCGATCCCTGCGCGGGCCCCGCCGCCGGGCTTCAGCCACCGACGCCGGTTCCGGATGACGGCATACCCGGTCAGGCTCCCCCGATCGGCCGCCGGCCCACCGGCGCCAATGACAAGGCCCCGCTGCCCGAACTGGGCAAGTTGCCGCTATCCATCCTCAAGCAGGTGCTGCCCCAGCAGGGCGCGAAGAAAAAGCCAGGCTGGGCACAGGAACTGGCACGGCCCGCCCTACCCAATCCGCCGGAGCCGGGCTCGCCGAACAATCTGCAGGATCAGCAGGCCGCAGCCGTCGCTCCCGCTCCCCCGGCACCCGCCGTCGGCCCGGCCGCCGAGGCTGCTGTCTCTCCCACGACATCGGTGGTCGGCTGGGTGACCGGTGTCGATACCGGAGCCAACACATTGCAGAAGTTCAGCATCTCCGGAACCGACCTCGGAATCATGTGGGACAACGGCGACAATGCCGGGCGCCAGGTGTTGATGGCCTTTGGTGACACCTACGGATACTGCGGAATGCGCAGCCAGCAGTGGCGCTACAACACTCTGCTGCGCACCCAGGACAAGTCGCTCTCTCGCGGCCTTGCGGTCGCGGAGGGATCGACGTCCAACCCGTACGCCGGCTCCCCACAGTCGCGGCCGGGCTACTCCAAGCAGATCATCCCGCCCATCAAGTGGGCAGCCCAAGAACGGGGCATCATCCCCACCGCGGCCATCTCCGTGGGCCGCACCCAGTACATGAACTACATGTCCATCAAGAGCTGGGACAGCGCCGGCGAATGGACCACCAACTACTCGGCCACCGCGGTCTCCAACGACAACGGGCAGAACTGGAAGACGTTCCCGCAGAGCATCCGTCCGTCATCTCCGGACGCCATCAGCCAGGTCCCGTTCACCCCGGGGAACGAGAACTTCCAGCAAGCCGCCTACGTCAAGGGCAACGACGGCTACATCTACATCTTCGGAACCCCCTCCGGGCGAAGCGGATCCGGCTTCGTTTCACGGGCATTGCCCGGAAATCTGCCCGACGCGGCCACGCACGAATTCTGGAACACCGACCGCGGCACCTGGGTACCCGGTGATCCCAACGCCGCGACACCGATCCTGTCTGGTCCGGTCGGTGAGATGTCCGCGCAGTACAACACGTACCTCAAGAAGTACCTGGTGATGTACGGCGACAAGCAGGGAGACGTCCTGCTCTCCACTTCCCCGGCGCCACAGGGCCCGTGGAGCCCACCGCAGGTCATCGTCACCGAATCCCAGATGCCCGGTGGACCCTACGCGCCGTATCTGCATCCGTGGACAACCGGCAAGGAGCTGTACTTCAACCTGTCACTGTGGTCGGCGTACAACGTGATGTTGATGCGTACCACCCTGCCGTGA